The following are encoded together in the Flavobacterium haoranii genome:
- a CDS encoding lipocalin family protein yields MNYEKIFFLLFISCFFISCSSDDSNSGITKQNLLGKWEIIGGTVNGNSFEFYEHDCNDRKDFQEFFDNGSLTFNRYDYSCNLVEVEPSLWELQGNQLTISNTNFDPSIYEYIYIVEKLTTTELILKQTIQTSEGTYVYRTTFSKYN; encoded by the coding sequence ATAAATTATGAAAAAATATTTTTTCTATTATTTATTTCTTGTTTTTTCATTTCTTGTTCAAGTGACGATTCTAATTCAGGAATTACAAAACAGAATTTACTTGGGAAATGGGAAATAATTGGAGGAACAGTAAACGGAAATAGTTTTGAGTTTTATGAGCATGATTGTAATGATAGAAAAGATTTTCAGGAGTTTTTTGATAATGGAAGTCTTACTTTTAATAGATATGATTATTCTTGTAATTTGGTTGAAGTTGAACCATCATTATGGGAATTACAGGGAAATCAATTAACAATTTCAAATACAAATTTTGATCCTTCTATATATGAATATATTTATATAGTTGAGAAACTAACAACTACAGAATTAATTCTAAAACAAACAATTCAAACTAGCGAAGGAACGTACGTTTATCGTACAACATTTTCAAAGTATAATTAA